A single genomic interval of Helianthus annuus cultivar XRQ/B chromosome 13, HanXRQr2.0-SUNRISE, whole genome shotgun sequence harbors:
- the LOC110898671 gene encoding lipoxygenase 2, chloroplastic isoform X2 — MLKPQLNQSHSLLNVLPIQKPFIHGDSANHSSSSAYAPTILRQHTSFTKKSNATGARSTSIAGNIKAISVPFLTKETTVKCVITILPTIGSTIDGVTNAGVSLGGVTDVVSDLLGRSFLLELVSNDLDSNGNQKTLSAYARYEPLDFDISIYTYKCNFDVPEDFGEIGAVLVENEYSKKMFFKNIVLDNGVTFTCESWVHSKNDNPDKRIFFADKSYLPSETPNGLKSLREQDMESLRGNGEGERKSFERIYDYDVYNDLGAPDEELSLARPVLGGEKHPYPRRCRTGRKMSSIDPLTETRTALPFYIPTDEDFSEIKQATFGAKTLYTALHAVVPLLESVFTDTTEGFPLFTDIDMLFNQGVNVPAPDDGILSVFPALLKKTDDTKNAVIQFETPETMDNRFSWLSDEEFCRQMLAGLNPCSIQLVSEWPLMSKLDPEIYGPAESAITKEIVEKEIKDFMTFDEALAQKKLFMLDYHDLLLPYVNKLRDLKTTTLYGSRTLMFLHPDGTLKPIAIELTHPPYDGKPAWKHVYTPAQVATDLWLWRLAKAHVLAHDAGYHQLISHWLRTHCATEPYIIATNRHLSQMHPMSRLLLPHCRYTMQINSLARLILINAGGIVEKIFFPDEYSMQLSSDVYDQLWRFDHEALPADLISRGMAVEDPTAPHGLKLAIEDYPYANDGLLIYDAIKQWATSYVNHYYPQANLVESDEELQAWWNDIRTVGHGDKKDEPWWPQLKTQDDLIGIVSTIMWVTAGQHSAVNFGQYDLGGYIPYRPTVARTNMPNEDPTDEEWQSFIDRPEDALLKCFPSQLQGIQMLVLYDVLSSHSPDEEYIGGNTNATWEAEPTIKAAFEEFRGRLNELEAIIDSRNTDPNLKNRCGAGLVPYQLFKPYSESGVTGRGVANSISI; from the exons ATGTTGAAGCCTCAACTTAACCAATCCCATTCTCTTCTTAATGTATTGCCAATCCAGAAGCCCTTCATCCACGGTGACTCGGCCAACCATTCGTCCTCCTCCGCATACGCCCCGACCATTCTTCGCCAACACACGTCGTTCACTAAGAAATCCAATGCAACTGGTGCTCGATCAACCTCTATTGCTGGTAACATTAAAGCCATATCTGTTCCCTTTCTTACCAAGGAGACCACGGTGAAGTGTGTCATCACAATCCTACCTACCATTGGCTCCACCATTGATGGTGTAACTAATGCTGGTGTAAGTCTTGGTGGTGTGACCGATGTTGTTTCTGATCTTCTAGGCCGATCTTTCCTCTTGGAGCTCGTTTCTAATGACCTTGATT CAAATGGTAACCAGAAGACGCTGAGTGCATACGCGAGATATGAACCTTTGGATTTCGACATCAGCATTTACACttataaatgtaactttgatgTCCCTGAAGATTTCGGAGAAATAGGAGCTGTGTTGGTAGAAAATGAGTATAGCAAGaagatgttcttcaagaacattgTTCTTGATAACGGTGTTACCTTCACTTGTGAATCTTGGGTTCACTCCAAAAATGATAACCCGGATAAAAGAATCTTTTTCGCTGACAAG TCTTACCTTCCATCTGAAACACCGAATGGACTAAAGTCGTTAAGAGAGCAAGATATGGAATCGCTTCGAGGCAACGGCGAAGGGGAGCGTAAATCATTTGAAAGGATATACGATTATGATGTATACAACGATCTTGGAGCTCCGGATGAGGAATTAAGTTTAGCACGACCAGTACTCGGTGGTGAGAAACATCCTTACCCAAGGCGGTGTCGCACTGGTCGCAAGATGTCCTCTATAG ATCCGTTAACAGAAACTAGAACTGCACTCCCTTTTTATATACCGACTGATGAAGATTTTTCTGAGATAAAGCAAGCTACCTTTGGAGCAAAGACTTTGTACACTGCGCTCCATGCGGTTGTACCGCTTCTAGAATCAGTTTTTACAGATACAACCGAAGGATTTCCATTATTCACAGACATAGACATGCTTTTTAATCAAGGTGTTAATGTCCCAGCCCCTGACGATGGAATCCTAAGTGTTTTCCCTGCACTTTTGAAAAAGACTGATGATACTAAAAATGCTGTTATCCAGTTTGAGACCCCTGAAACCATGGACA ACAGATTCTCATGGCTCAGCGATGAGGAATTTTGCAGACAAATGCTTGCTGGTCTCAATCCGTGTAGCATACAATTGGTCTCG GAATGGCCATTGATGAGTAAATTGGATCCTGAAATCTACGGACCAGCTGAATCCGCAATCACAAAGGAGATTGTTGAGAAGGAGATTAAAGATTTCATGACTTTTGACGAG GCTTTAGCACAAAAGAAATTGTTCATGCTAGATTACCATGACCTGCTCCTGCCTTATGTTAACAAATTAAGAGATCTCAAAACGACAACTCTATACGGTTCAAGAACTTTGATGTTCCTTCATCCCGATGGAACATTAAAGCCCATAGCCATTGAGTTAACTCACCCACCATATGATGGGAAACCAGCATGGAAACATGTCTACACACCCGCTCAGGTTGCCACTGATTTGTGGCTCTGGAGGCTAGCCAAGGCTCATGTATTGGCTCATGATGCTGGTTATCACCAACTTATTAGCCATTG GCTAAGAACACATTGTGCTACAGAGCCTTACATAATTGCCACTAACCGCCATCTAAGCCAAATGCATCCTATGAGTCGACTACTTCTCCCTCATTGTCGTTACACTATGCAGATCAATTCTCTAGCGAGACTAATCCTCATCAATGCCGGTGGTATCGTAGAGAAAATATTTTTTCCAGATGAATATTCTATGCAGCTTTCCTCAGATGTATATGATCAACTATGGCGTTTTGATCATGAAGCACTTCCAGCTGACCTGATTAGTAG GGGTATGGCAGTTGAAGATCCAACTGCACCACATGGTTTAAAGCTTGCAATTGAGGATTACCCTTATGCAAATGATGGTTTACTTATTTACGATGCCATTAAACAATGGGCAACTTCTTATGTCAACCATTATTATCCACAAGCGAATCTAGTGGAATCTGATGAAGAGCTTCAAGCATGGTGGAATGATATTCGTACGGTTGGTCATGGAGACAAGAAAGATGAACCATGGTGGCCACAGCTCAAAACCCAAGACGATTTGATTGGAATTGTTTCGACTATCATGTGGGTGACTGCTGGCCAACATTCAGCGGTCAATTTCGGTCAATATGATTTAGGGGGATATATCCCCTATAGGCCGACAGTTGCCAGAACTAATATGCCTAATGAAGACCCCACAGATGAAGAATGGCAGTCGTTTATAGATCGACCTGAGGATGCTTTATTGAAATGTTTTCCGTCCCAACTCCAAGGTATACAAATGTTGGTGCTTTATGATGTTTTATCAAGTCATTCGCCAGATGAAGAATATATCGGTGGAAATACTAACGCGACATGGGAGGCGGAGCCTACTATAAAGGCGGCTTTTGAGGAGTTCCGTGGAAGGCTTAATGAGCTGGAAGCAATCATAGACTCGAGGAACACCGATCCCAATTTGAAAAATCGTTGTGGCGCAGGGTTAGTTCCGTATCAACTATTCAAACCGTACTCAGAAAGTGGTGTGACCGGGAGAGGTGTTGCAAACAGCATATCCATTTAG
- the LOC110898671 gene encoding lipoxygenase 2, chloroplastic isoform X1, whose product MLKPQLNQSHSLLNVLPIQKPFIHGDSANHSSSSAYAPTILRQHTSFTKKSNATGARSTSIAGNIKAISVPFLTKETTVKCVITILPTIGSTIDGVTNAGVSLGGVTDVVSDLLGRSFLLELVSNDLDSNGNQKTLSAYARYEPLDFDISIYTYKCNFDVPEDFGEIGAVLVENEYSKKMFFKNIVLDNGVTFTCESWVHSKNDNPDKRIFFADKSYLPSETPNGLKSLREQDMESLRGNGEGERKSFERIYDYDVYNDLGAPDEELSLARPVLGGEKHPYPRRCRTGRKMSSIDPLTETRTALPFYIPTDEDFSEIKQATFGAKTLYTALHAVVPLLESVFTDTTEGFPLFTDIDMLFNQGVNVPAPDDGILSVFPALLKKTDDTKNAVIQFETPETMDRDRFSWLSDEEFCRQMLAGLNPCSIQLVSEWPLMSKLDPEIYGPAESAITKEIVEKEIKDFMTFDEALAQKKLFMLDYHDLLLPYVNKLRDLKTTTLYGSRTLMFLHPDGTLKPIAIELTHPPYDGKPAWKHVYTPAQVATDLWLWRLAKAHVLAHDAGYHQLISHWLRTHCATEPYIIATNRHLSQMHPMSRLLLPHCRYTMQINSLARLILINAGGIVEKIFFPDEYSMQLSSDVYDQLWRFDHEALPADLISRGMAVEDPTAPHGLKLAIEDYPYANDGLLIYDAIKQWATSYVNHYYPQANLVESDEELQAWWNDIRTVGHGDKKDEPWWPQLKTQDDLIGIVSTIMWVTAGQHSAVNFGQYDLGGYIPYRPTVARTNMPNEDPTDEEWQSFIDRPEDALLKCFPSQLQGIQMLVLYDVLSSHSPDEEYIGGNTNATWEAEPTIKAAFEEFRGRLNELEAIIDSRNTDPNLKNRCGAGLVPYQLFKPYSESGVTGRGVANSISI is encoded by the exons ATGTTGAAGCCTCAACTTAACCAATCCCATTCTCTTCTTAATGTATTGCCAATCCAGAAGCCCTTCATCCACGGTGACTCGGCCAACCATTCGTCCTCCTCCGCATACGCCCCGACCATTCTTCGCCAACACACGTCGTTCACTAAGAAATCCAATGCAACTGGTGCTCGATCAACCTCTATTGCTGGTAACATTAAAGCCATATCTGTTCCCTTTCTTACCAAGGAGACCACGGTGAAGTGTGTCATCACAATCCTACCTACCATTGGCTCCACCATTGATGGTGTAACTAATGCTGGTGTAAGTCTTGGTGGTGTGACCGATGTTGTTTCTGATCTTCTAGGCCGATCTTTCCTCTTGGAGCTCGTTTCTAATGACCTTGATT CAAATGGTAACCAGAAGACGCTGAGTGCATACGCGAGATATGAACCTTTGGATTTCGACATCAGCATTTACACttataaatgtaactttgatgTCCCTGAAGATTTCGGAGAAATAGGAGCTGTGTTGGTAGAAAATGAGTATAGCAAGaagatgttcttcaagaacattgTTCTTGATAACGGTGTTACCTTCACTTGTGAATCTTGGGTTCACTCCAAAAATGATAACCCGGATAAAAGAATCTTTTTCGCTGACAAG TCTTACCTTCCATCTGAAACACCGAATGGACTAAAGTCGTTAAGAGAGCAAGATATGGAATCGCTTCGAGGCAACGGCGAAGGGGAGCGTAAATCATTTGAAAGGATATACGATTATGATGTATACAACGATCTTGGAGCTCCGGATGAGGAATTAAGTTTAGCACGACCAGTACTCGGTGGTGAGAAACATCCTTACCCAAGGCGGTGTCGCACTGGTCGCAAGATGTCCTCTATAG ATCCGTTAACAGAAACTAGAACTGCACTCCCTTTTTATATACCGACTGATGAAGATTTTTCTGAGATAAAGCAAGCTACCTTTGGAGCAAAGACTTTGTACACTGCGCTCCATGCGGTTGTACCGCTTCTAGAATCAGTTTTTACAGATACAACCGAAGGATTTCCATTATTCACAGACATAGACATGCTTTTTAATCAAGGTGTTAATGTCCCAGCCCCTGACGATGGAATCCTAAGTGTTTTCCCTGCACTTTTGAAAAAGACTGATGATACTAAAAATGCTGTTATCCAGTTTGAGACCCCTGAAACCATGGACA GAGACAGATTCTCATGGCTCAGCGATGAGGAATTTTGCAGACAAATGCTTGCTGGTCTCAATCCGTGTAGCATACAATTGGTCTCG GAATGGCCATTGATGAGTAAATTGGATCCTGAAATCTACGGACCAGCTGAATCCGCAATCACAAAGGAGATTGTTGAGAAGGAGATTAAAGATTTCATGACTTTTGACGAG GCTTTAGCACAAAAGAAATTGTTCATGCTAGATTACCATGACCTGCTCCTGCCTTATGTTAACAAATTAAGAGATCTCAAAACGACAACTCTATACGGTTCAAGAACTTTGATGTTCCTTCATCCCGATGGAACATTAAAGCCCATAGCCATTGAGTTAACTCACCCACCATATGATGGGAAACCAGCATGGAAACATGTCTACACACCCGCTCAGGTTGCCACTGATTTGTGGCTCTGGAGGCTAGCCAAGGCTCATGTATTGGCTCATGATGCTGGTTATCACCAACTTATTAGCCATTG GCTAAGAACACATTGTGCTACAGAGCCTTACATAATTGCCACTAACCGCCATCTAAGCCAAATGCATCCTATGAGTCGACTACTTCTCCCTCATTGTCGTTACACTATGCAGATCAATTCTCTAGCGAGACTAATCCTCATCAATGCCGGTGGTATCGTAGAGAAAATATTTTTTCCAGATGAATATTCTATGCAGCTTTCCTCAGATGTATATGATCAACTATGGCGTTTTGATCATGAAGCACTTCCAGCTGACCTGATTAGTAG GGGTATGGCAGTTGAAGATCCAACTGCACCACATGGTTTAAAGCTTGCAATTGAGGATTACCCTTATGCAAATGATGGTTTACTTATTTACGATGCCATTAAACAATGGGCAACTTCTTATGTCAACCATTATTATCCACAAGCGAATCTAGTGGAATCTGATGAAGAGCTTCAAGCATGGTGGAATGATATTCGTACGGTTGGTCATGGAGACAAGAAAGATGAACCATGGTGGCCACAGCTCAAAACCCAAGACGATTTGATTGGAATTGTTTCGACTATCATGTGGGTGACTGCTGGCCAACATTCAGCGGTCAATTTCGGTCAATATGATTTAGGGGGATATATCCCCTATAGGCCGACAGTTGCCAGAACTAATATGCCTAATGAAGACCCCACAGATGAAGAATGGCAGTCGTTTATAGATCGACCTGAGGATGCTTTATTGAAATGTTTTCCGTCCCAACTCCAAGGTATACAAATGTTGGTGCTTTATGATGTTTTATCAAGTCATTCGCCAGATGAAGAATATATCGGTGGAAATACTAACGCGACATGGGAGGCGGAGCCTACTATAAAGGCGGCTTTTGAGGAGTTCCGTGGAAGGCTTAATGAGCTGGAAGCAATCATAGACTCGAGGAACACCGATCCCAATTTGAAAAATCGTTGTGGCGCAGGGTTAGTTCCGTATCAACTATTCAAACCGTACTCAGAAAGTGGTGTGACCGGGAGAGGTGTTGCAAACAGCATATCCATTTAG